Within the Bradyrhizobium ottawaense genome, the region TTCGCGACGCGGTGACCGAGTTTGCCAGCGACCTTTCCACCCAGGACGATTCGATACCCGAAGTGACCTCGCCTACCATGGATGCGGAGGCCGCGGCCGCGGTCGAAACCGTCCCCGATGCGGCGATCTCCAGCAATTTACCGGTCGTGCAGAAAGCCGATCTTCCGCTCGACTGGCAGGGAGAATATCCGGTGCTCTGCCTGGCCGGACGCACCCCGCTCGACGAAGCGGCAGCCGTGCTGTTTGGACAGCTCGCCAACGCGCACGGCCTGGCCGCGCGGGTTGAGTCTGCGGACGCACTTTCGACGACCAATATCTCAAAACTGGAGACAGCGGGCGTCGCCATCGTCTGCTTGTCGTACCTCGACGCCAGCAGTCCAGCCCATATGCGCTACTCGGTTCGGCGTCTTCGTCGCAAATTACCGAAGACCACTATCATGCTCGGTTGTTGGGCCGAAAATATCGACAAGGAATCACTGGAAGAGCTCCGCGAGGTCGCCAAGGCCGACACCGCTGCAGGGAGCTTGCGTGAGGCCATGATGATCTGCCGAACCAGTGCCGGCGTGCAGGAACCCGATGGACTGCCGAACCACGTTACCGCGGCCGTCAGGATTGCGTAGCGGGATGCGGCGTGACGAATTTATTTCATCCGGCCCCAGGCACCCCGTGCGAGCTATTCTTGGCCTTCTTTGCAGGCTGCACTGTAAGGCGAAGTGCCACGTTCGCGGAGCCATCGAATGTCTCAAGCAGATGGTCGCACGTCAGGCACCGGAACTCGCCGAGGGTCCCGGGTTTCGATTGCAACTCGATGCGCCGATAGCCAGCGTGGCACTCCGGGCAAGTGACGTCTGACTTCTTCATGCCGGTCAAATTAACACCGGGCGCGCGGCTATTCCAGCCCGTTTCGGGCGGCGGCATTGAATGACGAGTTTCAATAATTTGATCGACGAAACAGGCGGTTGCGGTATGACGAAGGCTGAAATGCCGCCAGCCTCCAACGTGAAGGCCGGCGGCGAAATCAGGCGGCGTCAGGCAGCTGCCATTTTGCCGCTCACGCCCTTCGCCGCCTCGGCAATGAGCGCTGCCACGGTCTCCGGCTGCGAAATGTAGATGGCGTGGCTGCCGGCCGCCTCGGCGACAACAGCACCAGCGCGCGTTGCCATCTGACGCTGCGCGGGCGGCGGAATCATCCTGTCCTCGGTCGCAACCAAATACCAGCTCGGCTTGGTCTTCCAGGCGGGCTCGCTGATCGCACCGGCGAGAGCGTTGACGCCCCACGGCACCTGAGAGTCCGCCAGGAAAGCAGCCTTGGCTTCACTGACGTCGGCTGCAAACGAAGCACGGAATTTCGATTTGTCGAGGAACAGATAGCCGTTCACGGGTGGCAAGATCGGCGGGACCGGCGCGCCGGGCGGCGGATTCTGGATGAGGGACTGAACGGACTCGCCCTTATCCGGAGCAAACGCCGTGATGTAGACCAGCCCCGCGACCTTCGGGTCGGTGCCGGCTTCGGTGATGACGACGCCGCCGTAGGAATGACCGACCAGCACAACCGGCCCTTGCACCTGAGCGATCGCGAGCCGGGTGGCGGCCACGTCGTCCGACAAGGATGTCGTCGGGTTCTGGACGACGGTGACGTTGTAGCCGTCCTTCTTCAAACCGTTGTAGACGCCTTCCCAACCTGCGCCGTCAACGAAGCCGCCGTGCACGAGGACGATGCTTACCGGTGATGCCGAAACTTCAGCCATGGTGGTTCTCCCTTCGAGGTTGCTCTGTGCGAGCGATGCGCACTTGGTGTGCCCGGGTTTTTACTTGCCAGATTTCGATGTAGCTGATTAGTTCCATTTGTTGGCCATACCCCTAGGTATTCAGCTATGCCTCAGACGAAATGGACCGATCGGATCGGGCGCCGCGTCAAGCTGCGCGACCTCCATATTGCGCTCGCGGTCGCAGAAGCCGGGAGCATGACCCGGGCGGCGGAAGAGCTGGCCGTGTCCTATCCGGTGGTGTCCAAGACGGTTTCGGATCTGGAGCATACGCTGGGCGTCAAGCTGTTTGACCGGAGTGTTTCAGGGGTCGAGCCGACGCACTACGGACGCGTGCTGCTTGAATCCGGAGTGGCGGTGTTCGACGAGATGCGCAAGGGATTGCAGCAGATCGAGTCCATCAAACAGCCGGATGCAGGCGAGCTGCGGATCGGGTCGTCGATCGTTACCGATGCCGGTTTGCTTCCGGCGATTATCGAGCAATTTTCGCAGGAGTTACCGCGCGCCACGCTGCACGTGCTGCACGTGCTGCACGAAAACATTGCGGTTCAGCAATATCACAATCTGCGCCATCGAAAGGCCGAGCTCGTGTTCGGGCGGCTTCCCGCCACGATGACCGAACCTGACCTGGTTGCGGAACCGTTATTTGACGAGCCGAATGTGATCGTCGCGGGATCGGACAGCCGCTGGGCGAGGCGGCGAAACTTGACGCTGGCCGATCTGATCGGAGAGCCATGGGTATTGGCGGAGCCCGGCAGTCTGGCGCGGTCGCTGCATGAAGAGGCCTTTCGAGGCAGCGGACTTGAAGTTCCGTCCGCGAAGGTCCTGACGGTATCGCTCCATCTTCACCTGCGCCTGATCGAAACCGGGCGCTGGCTTGGCCTCATCCCCGCTTCCGTCATGCGCTTTGGCGACAAGCGAATGCATCTCAAGGTTTTGCCGATCAAGGTGCCGTCACCTCCGGCGCCGGTCGGGCTCATCACCGTCAAGCGACGCACGCTGACTCCGCTGGCACAGCGCTTTATTGAATGCACCCGCAAAGTCGTCAGCTCGGAGACGGCGCGCGCGTCGACCCGGCGCCGTTGATTTCCATTTCGGTTGGCTGATCCGTCTCTACTTGCCTGCCTCGGCTTCTGACGACGACCGCTATGGGTCCATGCCGTCAACCCATCACTACCTTGGGCAGCAGCATGGCAATGCCCGGGAAAAAGCAGATCAACGCGACCGCGATGATCATGATGCCCACAAAAGGCAGCGTCCCCCACATCACATCGCGAAACGGAATATCCGGCGCGATGTTTCCGATGACGAAGAGGTTGAGGCCGACGGGCGGGTGAATCAGCCCCATCTCCATGACGATCGTCATCACGACGCCGAACCAGATCAAATCGAAGCCGGCATTGCGGAGCGGCGGCAGAATGATCGGCGCGGTCATCAGGATAATGCTCGCCGGCGGCAGGAAAAAACCGAGCACGACGACCATCAGCAGAATAGCCATCAGCAGCAACCACGGCGACAGATGGCCGGCGACGATCCATTCGGCCGCACTCTGGGAGATATGGAGATAGCTCATCACCATCGAATACAGCAGCGACATGCCGACGATCATCAGCAACATCGTCGATTCACGAACCGACGCAACGAGCAGCGGACGCAGATCCGAGTAGCGCCACGCGCCGTAGATGATCGCGATCAGCGCGAGCGCCAGAACGGAGCCAAGTCCCGCCGTCTCGCCCGGGCTTGCAAATCCGCCGTACAGGGCCCCCATCACGCCGAGCAAAAGGATGAGGAACGGCAGAATCCTGGGTAATGCCGACATGCGCTGCGCCATCGTATAGCTATCCCGGCGCAGGATCGGATGTTCGACGCCGGCAGTAGCGGCGTCGCGATACTCCTTGCGAAAGCGCAGCACGGCGTAGACAGCGAACATGCCGCTCAGCAACAGACCGGGCCCAAGGCCCGCCAAAAACAGGCGCCCGAGCGACTGTTCCGCCGCCACCGCATAGAGAATCATGGTGATCGATGGCGGCAGCAGGATTCCCAGCGTACCCCCGGCGGCGATGATGCCGGCGGCAAAACCCGGTGAATAGCCACGCCGCCGCATTTCAGGAATTCCGGCGCTGCCGATCGCCGAACAGGTGGCGGCGCTCGACCCTGCCATCGCGGCAAACAGCGTACAGGCGACGACGTTAGCGACACCGAGACCACCGGGCACGCGGTTGAGCCAGACATAAAGCGCATTATACAGATCGGCGCCGGCCCGCGAGCGCCCGATCGCCGCGCCCTTGAGAACAAACAGCGGGATGGTCAGCAACGTAATGTTGGCGATCTCCTGATAGACGTTCTGTGCCACCGTGCCGAGCGACGCCAGCGGCATGAAGCCGATCATGAAGGCGACCGCGACCGCACCAAGCGCGAATGCGATCGGTACGCCGGCAAACAGGACCACCAGGGTGACGCCGCCGTAGAGCAGGCCGATGACAAGCGGGCTCATGCGTCGGCCCCTCGCCTGCGGCACAACGCCTGGACCAGTTGCACCAGGAATCGCAGCGCTAACAGGCTCATGCCAACAGTCATCATGGAATAGGGAAACCAGAGCGGCGGCGCCCAGGCCGAGTCGGTCACGCGACCGTCTTCAACCGCTTCCATCAGCAACAGCCACGACTGCCAGGCAAAGAAAGCGCAGAACAGGAAGCAAATGATGTCGGAGACGATCTTGCGAATCCGCTCGACCGGCTTGGGCAAAAATCCCCGGATGGCCTCGATTGCAATGTGCCCGCGCACCGACTGCACGTAAGGCGCCGACAGGAAGGTTGCGCCGGCCAGCAGAAACACGGCCATCTCATCCTGCCAGTCGGTCGAGGAATGCAGGAGATAGCGAACCGCAATCGAGTGGGTCAGCACCAGTCCGGCAGCGATCGTGGCCACGGCGCAGGCCGCGATCAGAGCGCGGTCGATCCTGTCGAGGACACGAACAAGCACGCTCAAAAGACTTGGACTGCGCATCGCGATTGGCTTCGGCGGCTCCGTCAAACCTCCTCCGCCATCTTCAGGAACCGCGCGGTGTTCGGCGTTCGCGCCGCGAAATCCTTCCACGCACTGTCGCGCGCCAGGTCGCGCCATTGATCGAGCGCGGCCTGATCCATTTCGTTCACGGTCGCTCCCGCCTTGGCATAGACGTCGGACAGCCGCTTGTCGTCCGCCTTCGATTGCTCAAGACCGAACGGCTCGATCGCCTCGCCCACTTCCAGAATGATCTTTTGCAGGTCCGGCGACAGGCTGTCGAACACGGTCTTGGACATCAGGATCGGTTCGAACACGAAGAAGAAGCTGCGGCCGCCCGCGGAAGTCAGTCCCTTGCTGAGTTCCTCGAGCTTGAACGAGATCAGGCTGCTGGTGCTGGTGACCGCGGCGTCAATCGCGCCGGTCTGCATGGAAATGTAGATTTCATTGGAGGGCATGTTGCTGGTGGCGGCACCGGCCGCCTTGAACATCATGTCCATCTCGCGGCTGCCGCCCCTGATCTTCAGCCCTTTGGCATCTTCGGGTTTCACGATCGGCTTTCCACGCGTCGCGATGCCGCCGGACTGCCACATCCAGGTGATGATCTTGACGCCCTTGGCCTCGAGGATGGCGTTAAGTTCCTTGCCGATCGGCGCCGTCTTCCATCGATAGGCCTGTTCATAGCTGGAGATGACCGCCGGCATGAAGGTGATGTTCAACTCGGGAATCTCACCGCCCGCATAGGTCGTCGGATACAGACTGAGATCGAGAGCGCCCTTCTTCAGCGCATCGAACTGCGCAAAGGTCTTCATCAAGGACGAGTTCGGGTAGACCTCGAACTTCAGCGCGCCGTTGGAGCGCTGCTCGACGCCTTCGGCAAGTTTGCGGCAAAGCCGGTCGCGGAAGTCGCCCCCATCGGGGCCCGAGCCGGGAAATTGGTGCGAAATCTTCAGCGTCCGCGTATCGGCGCGCGCGATACCGGACAATCCCAGCAGGGCCGGCGCGGCAATGGCGCCGAGTGCAGTGCGGCGGGAAATTCCTCGGCTCATCTGTATCCTCCTTATGGCTGATTTTTTTATTGGTATTTTGATCGGCTATTCAAATCGTCTTGGCAAGGTCTTCCGGCAGCAGAGCCCGGCTCCCTGTTCGCATGCCCCTGCCCCCGACCGGTTGCCCGTATCGGATCCTTACGTCTATATACCGCGCCCCCGGCAGCGCTTTGCGCCGGAGATCGACCGGAGTATCCGTATCCATGACTGAGCGAGCCGACGCCATTGCCGCCAAGATCGAGGCATTCGTCCGCACCGAGGTGATCCCCTACGAGAAGGATCCGCGGACGGGTCCGCACGGCCCGAGCGACGAACTGGTGCTGGAACTGCGCGACAAGGCCCGCAAGGCCGGCGTCCTGACGCCGCATATCCTCCCCGATGGATCGCATCTCACGCAACGCGAGACCGCGACGGCGCTGATCAAATCCGGGCTGTCGCCGTTAGGCCCGATTGCCTGCAATACGATGGCGCCCGATGAAGGCAATATGTATCTGCTCGGCAAGGTCGGGAGCGCGGAGCAGAAGGCGCGCTTCCTGGAGCCGCTGGTGTCGGGCAAGGCGCGTTCGGCGTTCTTCATGACCGAACCGGCAGATGAAGGCGGCGCAGGATCCGATCCATCGATGATGCAGACCACCTGCCGGCTGGACGGCAATCACTGGGTCATCAACGGGCGCAAGAAGTTCATCACCGGAGCCGAAGGCGCCCGGGTCGGCATCGTCATGGCCAAGTCGGACGACGGCGCCTGCCTGTTCCTGGTCGATCTGCCGGATCCCGCGATCCGCACCCTGCGCGTGCTGGATACGATCGACAGTTCGATGCCCGGCGGACATGCCGAGATCGATCTCGAGAACCTTCGCGTATCCGCCGACCAGATGCTCGGCGCCTCCGGCGACGGGTTCAAATACGCGCAAATCCGCCTCAGCCCCGCGCGTCTGTCGCATTGCATGCGCTGGCTGGGCCTCGCCATCCGCGCCAACGAGATCGCCACCGACTACGCCTGCCGCCGCCATGCGTTTGGCAAAGCATTGGTCGATCACGAAGGCGTCGGCTTCATGCTGGCGGAAAATCTGATCGATCTCAAACAGTCGGAACTGATGATCGACTGGTGCGCCAGCGTACTCGACACCGGCTCGCTCGGCACTGCGGAAAGTTCGATGGCCAAGGTTTCGGTGTCGGAAGCGCTGATGCGGGTCGCCGATCGCTGCGTCCAAGTGATGGGCGGGACGGGAGTCTCGACCGAAACCATCGTCGAGCAGGCGTTTCGCGAGATCCGCGCCTTCCGCATCTATGATGGCCCGACCGAAGTCCACAAATGGTCGCTGGCCAAAAAGATCAAGCGCGACTGGAAAGCCGAACATCATTGAAGCGCACGGGCGTGACGCCTCAAACGCGAGGGCGGCGATGCCTTCCGTTCACATCGGCGCCAGGCCGGATGCCAGCCTGGCGTTCAACTGGTCGCGGCAACACATTCCCGGAAGTCGCCAGATGAATCGATAGAGCCTGGTTTCCAGGGTGAGCAGAACGCATCATTAATCTTTTGCTCAAACATTACAGGTCCAGCACCCGATGTCTGACAGTGCCGCGCACCATGAAGCAATCAGAGGCGAAGCGTCTCATCATTGAAGCATGGGACCGATGGATGCAAAAGCACGCTTTGAACGCAGATGACGTCACGGGCAGAGAGTCGCTAAAATTTTTCATCGAGCTACAGGATTTAAAATCGCCGCTCCTCAACTTTCAGACACGGGGGCGCGACAAGTGGCGGATCATGCACGGCTGGCTGGTGAGCGAGGCCCGCGTCCGGCCATGAGCGCGGGAACTTCCTGTGTCGCGCGGGCAACGCCTTCGCGGCTTTCGCCCGCGGAACCGACTTTAGGACTCCCCAACTTTTCCTGCAGACTATAGCGTCCAGTCATTCGATCGGCGGGCTGGGGCGTAGCCTGATGTCAAATCTCAGCGCTACAGGAAGACCGCCTTCGGGCGGTCTTTTTGCTTGTACAAAGCCGGTGTGATCAAATCCGTCTGTTGCGGCGCCTGTTGCGCGCGACGAAATAAATGGTTGATCCGCCCTACTTCCCCGCCTCCGCGAAGGCGTCGAGGATCCGCGCCCAGGAGCGGATGCCCTTGTGAAAGCTCTTGAGGTCGTACTTCTCGTTCGGCGAATGGATGTTGTCGTCCTCGAGGCCGAAGCCGACCATCACGGTGTCGAGGCCGAGCGTGCGCTTGAAGTCGGCGACGATCGGGATCGAGGCGCCTGAGGCGATCAAGAGCGCTTCCTTGCCCCACTCGTCCGTCAGCGCGCGCTTGGCCGCCGCCAGCGGCTTCATGTTCCAGTCAAGCGCGATCGCCGGCGCGTTGGAGTGGTCGATGAATTCGGCCGTGCAATCGCCCGGCAGCCGCGACGTGACATAGTCGCGGAAGGCCTTTCGGATCCGGTCGGGGTTCTGTCCCTCGACCAGCCGGAACGAAACCTTGGCGGAAGCTTCCGCCGGGATCACGGTCTTGGAGCCCTCACCGGTATAGCCGCCGATGATGCCGTTGATGTCGCAGGTCGGACGCGAGGACACCTGTTCGATCAGGAGGCGGTCCTTCTCGCCGGCCGGGATCGAAAGGCCGATCGGCTTCAGGAACGACTCCGGCGTCAGGTTGAGCTTCTTCCACTGCGCCAAAATATCCGGCGGCAGGTCCTTCACGCCGTCGTAGAATCCGGGAATGGTGATGTGGCCGTTGTCGTCGTGCAGGGCGCCCAGAATGTTGGTCAGCACCCGGATCGGGTTGCGCGCGCCGCCGCCGAAGATGCCGGAATGCAGGTCGCGGTTGGCGGCCTTGATCTTGACCTCGTCATAGACGAGGCCGCGAAGGGCGGTGGTGATCGCCGGCGTGTTCTGGTCCCACATGCCGGTGTCGCACACCAGCGCAAAGTCGGCCTTGAGGTCGCCCTTGTTGGCTTCGAGGAACGGCACGAAATTCTTCGATCCGACTTCTTCCTCGCCCTCGATGACGATGGTGATGTCGACCGGCAGCGACCCGGTCACCGATTTCCAGGCGCGGCAGGCCTCGACGAAGGTCATCAACTGTCCCTTGTCGTCCTCGGCGCCGCGCGCGACGATGATCTTGCGGCCGTCGGCGTGATCGGTGACGACGGGCTCGAACGGCGGGCGGTGCCACAGATTGAGCGGATCGACCGGCTGCACGTCATAGTGACCGTAGAACAGCACATGCGGCCGGCCGTCGGTCGAGCCGTTCATTTTGGCGACGATCGCCGGATGTCCAGCCGTCGGCCTGACCTCCGCGGCAAAGCCGAGTGTCGCGATGTCCCTGGCCAGATGATCGGCGGCGGCCTTGCAATCGCCGGCAAAGGCCGGATCGGCCGAGATCGACTTGATCCGCAGCAGCGCGAACAGACGCTCCAGGCTGTTGTCGAAATCGGCGTCGATGCGGTCGAGAACCGGCTGAAGTTTTGCGTTGGACATGGCTTGTTCCCTGGCTGTGGGCGCGGTTTTTTGGGCGTCAGGTTTTAGCTTGCCCGGACGCCGGAGGCAAAGCACCGGCAGCGTCCGCAAGCGGCGGATTCAGGATGTGCCAGACCAGCCCCGCCACCAGCAGGACCGTGGCCGCGAGATTGTTGCCGTAGGCCTGCAGATCGTTCGGGAACACCGGCAACGACAGGCACATCAGCAAACCCGCCACGGCCAGCAATAGCCATGTGCCGGTCCTGACCTTGGCGCGCGGATCGTAGGCGGCCCGATGGATCAGAACGGTCATCGGGAAGAACAGCCACATGAAGTAATACTGGCGCGCCAGCGGCGTCGCCGCCGTCATCAGGCAGAACAGGATGCCGATTTCCTCGGCATCCGACCGTTCCGTCCGGCGCGAAGCCTTTGGCATGACTGCGACATAGCCGAGCCCGATCAGAAGCGAGATCACCAGCACCAAAAGGTTCGCGGTCTTGAAATCGAGATTGACGATATTCATGGTGCGGACGGGTTTGGCCGGATTGTCCTGGTTGTAATTGATCGGCCGCGTCAGCCGGTGCGTCATCGCGATGATCGACTGGTTGACCCACGACCAGTTCTGCTCGTCGCGCTGTCCGAACCCCTTCTCCGAACTCGACCCCACCATGCCCTGGTACCAGGTCTTCAATTCATGGGCGTTGCGCTCGAAGCCGCGGAACGGCGCCGGCAGCACGAACAGAAACACGCCGATAAAAACCAGCATGCTCGCGGCCGCCGCCCACTGCCTACGCCAGACCAGATACGGCAACACCGCGACTGGAAACACCTTGATCGCGGTGGCGAGCGCGAACATGCTCCCCGCCATCCAGTTGCGGTTGTCCCGCAACAGCCAGAAGCCGTACAGCATCAGCGCCAGCAGCACGAGGTTCGGCTGCCCGAGGTCGAACATGTCGAAGACAAAGGTGACGGTGACGAAGCCCGGCAGTGCGAACAGCCACGGGCCCGGTGTGCGCCCCGATCCCGTCATTGCATTGGCGAACTGCGCGGTCATCCACCAGGCGACGACATTGAGCAGCGACAGGCAGAGATAGAGCGGTATCTTGCCGAAGAAGCTCGGTATCGCCAGCAGCACCGCCGACAGCGGCGGATAGATGAATTCGAAATAATCGGTAGGGTTATCCGGATAGAGATTTTTGCCTTGCAGCACCTGCTGCCCGGCCCAGAACCACAGCGGATAGTCCTTGCTCTTGCCATGGCCCCAGATTTCCGGGACCAGCACGTCGGCCGTCAGCGCCACGCAGCAGAGCAGAAACAGGATATCGATCGGCGCCCGCAGCGATGGCCATCTCAGCGCGGGTCCGTTCCGGAAGTCGGAAGAATCTTTGGACATCAGCGCCGCAGCAACCCGCCGAGCGCGCCCCGCACCAGCGCGCGGCCGACCGAGCCGCCGAGCGCGCCGCCGACCGACTTGCCGAGATCGGCCACGACGCCGCCGACCACCTTGTTGGTGACGGTGCGGGTGACGTTCCTGGCGATGATCTGGCCGGTCGACATCCTGCCGCGCGAAACATTGGTGCCGAAGATGGTGCCGACGATCGCGCCGATCTGGCCGAGGATTCCACCACCGCCTCCGCCGCCGCCATCCGATCCATCCGGATGCGCCGCCGTTCCGGCGATGCGCTTCTGGATCATCTCATAGGCGGACTCGGCGTCGATCGCGGTGTCGTATTTGCCCTTCACCGGGCTGTTGTTCATGATCGCCTTGCGTTCGTCCGGCGTGATCGGCCCGATCCGCCCGGTCGGCGGCCGGACCATGATGCGCTCGACCATCGCCGGCGTGCCGCCGCCCTCGAGGAACGACACCAGCGCCTCGCCCTTGCCGAGCTCCATGATGACACGGGCGGTATCGAGCTTCGGGTTGGGCCGGAAGGTTTGCGCCGCGGCTTGGACCGCCTTCTGGTCGCGCGGGGTGAAGGCGCGCAGCGCATGCTGGACGCGGTTGCCCATCTGCGCGAGCACTTTGTCCGGCACGTCGATCGGGTTTTGCGTGACGAAATAGACGCCGACGCCCTTGGAGCGGATCAGGCGGACCACCTGCTCGATCTTGTCCATCAGCGCCTTCGGCGCATCGGTGAACAACAGATGCGCCTCGTCGAAAAAGAACACCAGTTTGGGTTTGGGCAGGTCGCCGGCCTCCGGCAGCTCTTCGAACAGCTCAGACAGCATCCACAACAGGAAGGTGGCGTAGAGCCGCGGGCTCTGCATCAGCTTGTCCGCGACCAGGATATTGACCATGCCGCGGCCGTCGCTGTCGGTTCGCATGAAATCCTTCAGCGTCAGCGCCGGCTCGCCGAAGAATTTGGCGCCGCCCTGGTTTTCCAGCACCAGAAGCTGGCGCTGGATGGTGCCGACGGTCGCCTTGGTGACGTTGCCGTAGCCCTGCGCGGCCTTCCGGATCGACGCCAGCGGGTCCTCGCCGTCATCGGGGCCCCTCTTGCCGGTATCGGGCACGATCGCATCGAGCAGCGCCCGCATGTCCTTCATGTCGATCAGCGTCAGGCCGCTTTCATCCGCAACACGGAATGCGACGTTGAGCACGCCTTCCTGCACGTCATTGAGATCGAGCATCCGCGACAGCAGCAGCGGCCCCATTTCGGTGACGGTGGCGCGGACCGGGTGGCCCTGCTCGCCGAACACGTCCCAGAACACGGTCGAGAACTGGTCGGGCTGGAAGGTCAGGCCCATGTCGCCGGCCCGCTTGACGATAAAGTCCTTGGCCTCGCCGATTTCGGAGATCCCGGAGAGGTCGCCCTTGATGTCGGCGGCGAAAACGGGAACGCCGGCACGCGCAAAACCTTCCGCCATCACCTGCAACGACACCGTCTTGCCGGTTCCGGTCGCGCCGGTGACAAGACCATGCCGATTGGCGAGTGCGAGCGTCAGCCAGGCTGCTTCGTCACCCTTGCCGATAAAAATCTTCTCGTCGGTGTCGGCCGTCTTGTTATCGGAGGTCGCCATCACATCGCCTCTTCGCATGCATCAGGGAGGTTCGGTTGCCCGTCGACACAATCATATCGCATCCCTGCCGTCGATTGAAACCGTTGGCGGGATATCTACGACGCCCCAGAGCCCGCGCGTCTCATACTTTTTTCCGAGCCAAGTCCTTTTTTCCGAGCCAAGTCGCAAAACCGGTGGCGCGGTGCGGCAAATGAGCGTGAATCCGGAGCCCACTCTTGCATTGCTGCAACACTTGCGGCGCGATCTAGAACCAAAGTCGCCTTGGTGTGTGCGGATCGCTTGTATTTCACATCGTGGACGCTCAAGATCATTTTACAAGTACGCGACCCGGTAAAACCGGCTGAGGGCGGGGGCCATATGGACGAATTGATTGGAACGCTGGCCAACAAGGCCGGCATTGACGACGCTGTCGCGGAAAAAACCATCGGCATCGTTCTGGGTTTCCTCCGCAACGAGGGCCCTTCCGACAAGGTTCAGGCTCTGATCGACCAGATCCCGGGTGCCGAAGCCGCGATCGCAGCCTCGAGCAGCAACAGCGGCCTCTCCAGGCTAATGGGCGGCGGCCTGATGGCGCTCGGTACCAAGTTGATGGCGCTTGGCCTCGGCATGAACCAGATTCAGAACGTCGCGCGTGAACTTTTTCGGTTCGGCCGCGACAAAATCGGAGCGGAGAAAATGGGCGAGATCATCTCGGGGACACCGGGCCTTAGCCAGTTCGCCTAAAGCACCCTTTCTGACGCAGGTCCGGCTTCAGCACATTCTATTGCATCGAGTAACATGACATATCCCCTCTCCGCGATCGAAGGCCTTAGCGCCTACTCCGCCTCGAAGCTGAAATCGCTCGGCATTCGTACCACCGATGCGCTGCTCGAAGCCGCTCGCACCGTCAAGGGACGCAAGGCGCTCGCAACCAAGACCGGGATCAGCGAGCAGCAGCTGCTCGAATGGGCCAACTTCTCCGACTACATGCGCATTCCCGGGATGGGCAAGGCCAAGGTCGGGCTGGTGCGCGCGGCCGGCGTCACCACCGTGCGTGAATTGGCGCTGCGCAATCCGGCACGGCTGGCCCAGAACATCAAAGACGTCAACACCAAGCGCCGGCTGGTCCGCGTGCTGCCCTCGGAAAGATCGGTCGAGCAACTGATCGAGCAGGCGCGCAAGCTGGCGCCGAAAATCAGCTACTGAGAGCTGAAAAGCCGCTCGGGCTAGCGTCCACGGCCCCCTCTCCTGCCTTGACTCGCTGACGCGGACCGCGCAAAGCCACCGCATGATCGCAACCATTTCCAGACCCGCCAGGGAGCCGAACGCGGCGGCCGGGCCGACCGGAGATTCCGTGCTGTCAGCGCTGCTGTCCCGCTCCTATCCAGCCGTGATGGGCGTCCTGAACGTGACGCCCGATTCCTTCTCGGACGGCGGGCAGTTTGCAGCCCCCGA harbors:
- a CDS encoding helicase HerA-like domain-containing protein yields the protein MATSDNKTADTDEKIFIGKGDEAAWLTLALANRHGLVTGATGTGKTVSLQVMAEGFARAGVPVFAADIKGDLSGISEIGEAKDFIVKRAGDMGLTFQPDQFSTVFWDVFGEQGHPVRATVTEMGPLLLSRMLDLNDVQEGVLNVAFRVADESGLTLIDMKDMRALLDAIVPDTGKRGPDDGEDPLASIRKAAQGYGNVTKATVGTIQRQLLVLENQGGAKFFGEPALTLKDFMRTDSDGRGMVNILVADKLMQSPRLYATFLLWMLSELFEELPEAGDLPKPKLVFFFDEAHLLFTDAPKALMDKIEQVVRLIRSKGVGVYFVTQNPIDVPDKVLAQMGNRVQHALRAFTPRDQKAVQAAAQTFRPNPKLDTARVIMELGKGEALVSFLEGGGTPAMVERIMVRPPTGRIGPITPDERKAIMNNSPVKGKYDTAIDAESAYEMIQKRIAGTAAHPDGSDGGGGGGGGILGQIGAIVGTIFGTNVSRGRMSTGQIIARNVTRTVTNKVVGGVVADLGKSVGGALGGSVGRALVRGALGGLLRR
- a CDS encoding DUF4332 domain-containing protein, which translates into the protein MTYPLSAIEGLSAYSASKLKSLGIRTTDALLEAARTVKGRKALATKTGISEQQLLEWANFSDYMRIPGMGKAKVGLVRAAGVTTVRELALRNPARLAQNIKDVNTKRRLVRVLPSERSVEQLIEQARKLAPKISY
- a CDS encoding glycosyltransferase family 87 protein — protein: MSKDSSDFRNGPALRWPSLRAPIDILFLLCCVALTADVLVPEIWGHGKSKDYPLWFWAGQQVLQGKNLYPDNPTDYFEFIYPPLSAVLLAIPSFFGKIPLYLCLSLLNVVAWWMTAQFANAMTGSGRTPGPWLFALPGFVTVTFVFDMFDLGQPNLVLLALMLYGFWLLRDNRNWMAGSMFALATAIKVFPVAVLPYLVWRRQWAAAASMLVFIGVFLFVLPAPFRGFERNAHELKTWYQGMVGSSSEKGFGQRDEQNWSWVNQSIIAMTHRLTRPINYNQDNPAKPVRTMNIVNLDFKTANLLVLVISLLIGLGYVAVMPKASRRTERSDAEEIGILFCLMTAATPLARQYYFMWLFFPMTVLIHRAAYDPRAKVRTGTWLLLAVAGLLMCLSLPVFPNDLQAYGNNLAATVLLVAGLVWHILNPPLADAAGALPPASGQAKT
- a CDS encoding M20/M25/M40 family metallo-hydrolase — protein: MSNAKLQPVLDRIDADFDNSLERLFALLRIKSISADPAFAGDCKAAADHLARDIATLGFAAEVRPTAGHPAIVAKMNGSTDGRPHVLFYGHYDVQPVDPLNLWHRPPFEPVVTDHADGRKIIVARGAEDDKGQLMTFVEACRAWKSVTGSLPVDITIVIEGEEEVGSKNFVPFLEANKGDLKADFALVCDTGMWDQNTPAITTALRGLVYDEVKIKAANRDLHSGIFGGGARNPIRVLTNILGALHDDNGHITIPGFYDGVKDLPPDILAQWKKLNLTPESFLKPIGLSIPAGEKDRLLIEQVSSRPTCDINGIIGGYTGEGSKTVIPAEASAKVSFRLVEGQNPDRIRKAFRDYVTSRLPGDCTAEFIDHSNAPAIALDWNMKPLAAAKRALTDEWGKEALLIASGASIPIVADFKRTLGLDTVMVGFGLEDDNIHSPNEKYDLKSFHKGIRSWARILDAFAEAGK